A stretch of Lathyrus oleraceus cultivar Zhongwan6 chromosome 6, CAAS_Psat_ZW6_1.0, whole genome shotgun sequence DNA encodes these proteins:
- the LOC127092783 gene encoding endo-1,4-beta-xylanase 5-like, which translates to MFHMLKTFAINWTVHFGLISHKMKVVAVAAELCIFLLSASCLLLLSSGFLLHSKPYDYSATTQCVKKPHRAQYGGGLIVNPEFDHNIKGWTVVGNGTIEERISNDGNRFIVARNRTRALDGFSQKVHLKKGLIYIFSAWLQLSEGSEIVSVVFKTNGSELVHGGHVIANHGCWSLLKGGIVANFSRHVEILFEIENPTVELRADSVSLQPFTRKQWRSHQDDSVERVRKSRVRFQITHPNETALEGATIVIKQTRADFPFGCAMNHYILTNSEYQKWFVSRFKYTTFTNEMKWYSTEIVQGHENYTIPDAMLQFSKENGIFVRGHNILWDSPNRQPHWDLTLSPEELRVAADKRMNSVVSRYKGQVIAWDVVNENVHFHFFEDKLGKNVSAEYYLAAYRLDPNTEMFMNEYNTIEICGDKNASPTNYLRKLKQIQQFPGIDGISLAIGLQAHFPNRAPNLAYMRSGLDLLAATGLPIWLTEVSVNAQPKQAEYFEDVLREGFSHPAVKGIIMFVGPEQAGFDSTLLADANFKNTAAGDVVDKLIREWGTGPQTAIADSRGIIDISLYYGDYDVTVTHPLTHYSKTLNISVRKGFSLETVHVKMDD; encoded by the exons ATGTTTCACATGCTGAAAACATTTGCTATAAATTGGACAGTGCATTTTGGTTTGATTAGTCACAAGATGAAGGTTGTTGCAGTAGCAGCAGAGTTGTGCATTTTCTTGCTCTCTGCGTCTTGCCTTCTACTCCTTTCTTCAG GGTTTCTACTCCATTCTAAACCTTATGATTATTCTGCTACTACTCAG TGTGTGAAAAAACCTCATAGGGCACAATATGGAGGAGGCCTTATAGTAAATCCGGAGTTTGATCATAACATTAAGGGTTGGACAGTCGTTGGAAATGGAACAATTGAGGAACGGATATCAAATGACGGCAATAGATTTATTGTTGCTCGCAACAGAACACGAGCATTGGATGGTTTCTCTCAGAAGGTTCATCTGAAGAAAGGACTGATATACATTTTTTCTG CTTGGCTTCAGCTGAGTGAAGGAAGTGAGATTGTTTCTGTCGTTTTTAAAACAAATGGAAGTGAATTGGTACATGGTGGTCATGTCATAGCCAACCATGGATGCTGGTCTCTGCTAAAAGGGGGCATTGTTGCTAACTTTTCAAGGCACGTTGAGATTCTTTTTGAG ATTGAGAATCCAACTGTGGAACTAAGGGCTGATAGCGTGTCCTTGCAGCCATTCACCAGAAAGCAATGGAGATCACACCAAGACGACAGCGTTGAGAGG GTACGTAAAAGTAGGGTGAGATTCCAGATTACTCATCCAAACGAAACGGCGTTGGAAGGAGCAACCATTGTTATCAAACAAACAAGGGCAGATTTTCCATTTGGATGTGCGATGAACCATTACATCCTCACAAACAGTGAGTACCAGAAATGGTTTGTTTCAAGATTCAAATACACAACTTTCACCAATGAGATGAAATGGTATAGTACAGAGATAGTTCAAGGCCACGAAAACTATACCATCCCAGATGCCATGTTACAATTTTCTAAAGAAAATGGCATTTTTGTGAGAGGTCATAACATTTTGTGGGACAGTCCAAATCGTCAACCTCACTGGGATTTGACCTTGTCTCCTGAAGAATTACGAGTAGCAGCTGATAAAAGAATGAATTCTGTTGTCTCGAGGTATAAAGGACAAGTTATTGCATGGGATGTCGTGAATGAGAATGTCCACTTCCACTTTTTTGAGGACAAACTTGGCAAAAATGTCTCTGCAGAATATTATTTAGCAGCTTACCGTCTTGATCCAAACACTGAGATGTTCATGAATGAGTATAACACCATTGAGATCTGCGGGGATAAGAATGCCAGCCCAACCAATTATCTCAGGAAACTTAAGCAGATTCAGCAATTTCCAGGAATTGATGGAATATCATTGGCCATTGGGTTGCAAGCCCATTTTCCAAATCGTGCGCCAAACCTTGCTTACATGAGGTCAGGTCTAGATCTTCTTGCTGCAACTGGACTTCCTATATGGCTCACAGAAGTCAGCGTGAATGCTCAGCCAAAACAG GCAGAGTACTTTGAAGACGTACTAAGAGAGGGGTTCTCTCATCCTGCTGTTAAAGGGATCATAATGTTTGTAGGACCAGAACAAGCTGGCTTCGACAGTACATTACTTGCAGATGCAAATTTTAAAAATACTGCTGCGGGAGATGTTGTGGACAAGCTGATTCGCGAGTGGGGAACTGGCCCTCAAACAGCCATAGCTGATAGTAGAGGAATTATAGATATTTCACTGTATTATGGGGATTATGATGTTACTGTTACACATCCTCTAACCCATTACTCTAAAACACTGAATATAAGTGTAAGGAAAGGATTTTCTCTGGAAACTGTCCATGTGAAAATGGACGACTAA
- the LOC127092784 gene encoding octanoyltransferase LIP2, mitochondrial, with protein MRSLRSLEVWKLGVVNYLDALKLQEKLVLERKSHRICDTLLSLQHPPTYTVGKRQTVHNLLIPQSELEQIGAELHYTQRGGDITFHGPHQAILYPIISLRDTGLGARRFVEKIELTMIELAGIYGVKACPGQRCETGVWVGERKIGAIGVRISNGITSHGLAFNIDPDLKYFRHIVPCGIADKEVTSLRKETGFDLPTEEIIQEELISCFARIFGYDNLIWKEGASILSGKNETE; from the coding sequence ATGAGGTCTTTGCGAAGCCTTGAGGTCTGGAAACTGGGAGTTGTCAACTATTTGGATGCATTAAAACTGCAGGAAAAGCTTGTATTGGAAAGAAAATCTCATAGGATATGTGATACTCTTCTGTCTTTGCAACACCCTCCTACATACACTGTTGGCAAAAGACAAACTGTTCACAATTTACTAATCCCCCAGTCAGAATTGGAACAGATTGGAGCTGAACTTCACTACACACAACGAGGAGGAGACATTACATTTCACGGTCCACACCAGGCCATTTTATATCCTATCATTTCGCTCCGTGACACGGGACTTGGTGCTAGAAGATTTGTAGAAAAGATTGAGTTAACTATGATTGAATTGGCAGGTATATACGGCGTCAAAGCTTGTCCTGGGCAGAGGTGTGAGACAGGAGTGTGGGTTGGAGAAAGGAAGATAGGGGCAATTGGTGTTCGGATATCAAATGGAATCACTTCTCATGGTTTGGCATTTAACATTGACCCTGATTTAAAGTACTTCAGGCACATTGTTCCGTGTGGAATTGCAGATAAAGAGGTGACATCTTTGAGAAAGGAGACAGGTTTTGACCTTCCCACAGAAGAAATAATACAAGAGGAGTTGATTTCATGTTTTGCAAGAATCTTTGGTTATGATAACCTGATCTGGAAAGAGGGTGCTTCTATATTGTCTGGTAAAAATGAAACTGAATGA